The Anolis carolinensis isolate JA03-04 chromosome 1, rAnoCar3.1.pri, whole genome shotgun sequence genome window below encodes:
- the LOC100564271 gene encoding catalase — translation MECHRDYAKEQLEHWQEQCGRQGPPALTTAAGIPVGNHRNVLTVGPRGPLLVQDVVFAEVMTHFDEERIPERLAHAKGAGAFGYFEVTHDITQYCKAILFEHIGKRTPIAARLSAIVGESGSADTVRDPRGFAVKFYTEDGNWDFVGNNTPIFFIRDPMLFPSLIHSQKRNPQTHLRDANMSWDFFSLRPETLHQLSFVFSDRGIPDGYRHMHGFGSNTFKLVNACGKAVYCKFHAKTDQGIKNLTVEEAEKLASKDPDYGLRDLYNAIANGNYPSWSFYIQVMTFEQAETSPFNPFDSTKVWPHGDYPLIPVGKIVLNRNPVNYFAEVEQIAFDPSNMIPGIEPSPDKILQGRLVSYRNTQRHRLGSNYLQIPVNCPYRTRVANYQRDGYMSISGNQGGAPNYYPNSFNGPQDQPYLKESSENISGDIQRFNDENEDNVSQVRVFYTKVLTEEERERLCGNIAGRLKDAQLFIQERAVKNFTDVHPDYGARIQAHLDKHNAQDSKKGSVHSCTQASSKTGKS, via the exons aTGGAATGTCACCGGGACTATGCCAAGGAGCAGCTGGAGCATTGGCAGGAGCAGTGCGGCCGCCAG GGACCGCCTGCCTTGACTACAGCAGCAGGAATCCCAGTGGGAAACCATCGGAATGTCCTGACGGTGGGTCCACGAGGCCCCCTCTTGGTTCAGGATGTAGTTTTTGCTGAAGTTATGACACATTTTGATGAAGAGAGGATTCCTGAAAGACTAGCTCATGCCAAAGGAGCAG gtGCTTTTGGCTATTTTGAAGTGACTCATGATATCACCCAATATTGCAAAGCAATCCTATTTGAGCACATTGGTAAAAGAACTCCCATTGCCGCTCGACTTTCTGCTATTG TTGGTGAATCAGGTTCAGCTGACACAGTTCGTGATCCCCGAGGCTTTGCAGTGAAGTTCTATACAGAAGATGGTAACTGGGACTTTGTAGGGAACAACACTCCCATCTTCTTTATTAGAGATCCAATGCTG TTTCCATCCTTGATCCATAGTCAAAAGAGGAATCCCCAGACCCATCTGAGAGATGCAAACATGTCATGGGATTTTTTCAGTCTTCGCCCTGAGACTCTGCACCAG CTATCATTTGTATTCAGTGATCGTGGCATTCCAGATGGATATCGCCATATGCACGGCTTTGGATCAAATACTTTCAAGCTAGTGAATGCCTGTGGAAAAGCAgtgtactgcaaattccatgcaAAG ACTGACCAGGGAATCAAAAATCTTACTGTTGAAGAAGCAGAAAAACTGGCTTCTAAAGATCCTGACTATGGTCTACGTGATCTTTACAATGCTATTGCTAATGGGAATTATCCATCATGGAGTTTCTATATTCAAGTCATGACATTTGAACAAGCTGAGACATCACCATTTAATCCTTTTGATTCAACTAAG GTTTGGCCTCACGGGGATTATCCTCTCATTCCTGTGGGAAAGATTGTTTTAAACAGGAATCCTGTCAACTATTTTGCTGAGGTGGAACAAATTGCCTTTGACCCAAGCAACATGATCCCAGGAATTGAACCTAGCCCTGATAAAATATTGCAG GGGCGCCTCGTGTCCTACCGAAACACCCAGAGACACCGTCTAGGATCCAATTATCTGCAAATTCCTGTAAATTGCCCATACCGAACTCGAGTAGCCAATTACCAGAGAGATGGGTATATGTCCATATCTGGCAACCAAG GTGGTGCTCCAAACTATTATCCAAACAGTTTTAATGGCCCTCAGGACCAGCCCTATTTGAAGGAATCCAGTGAAAATATCTCAGGTGACATACAGCGCTTCAATGATGAAAATGAGGACAATGTATCTCAG GTACGAGTCTTCTATACCAAAGTATTGACAGAGGAAGAACGTGAAAGGCTCTGTGGGAACATTGCTGGTCGTCTCAAGGATGCTCAGCTTTTCATTCAGGAGAGAGCT GTGAAGAATTTCACTGATGTTCATCCTGACTATGGCGCACGCATTCAAGCACACTTGGATAAACACAATGCTCAAGACTCCAAAAAG ggTTCAGTACACTCTTGCACACAAGCTTCATCTAAGACTGGAAAGAGCTAA